In Acidimicrobiia bacterium, one genomic interval encodes:
- the frr gene encoding ribosome recycling factor, with protein sequence MEDVTKDINQKVAKAISHLRDDFNSIRSGRANPAMVDKLLVEYYGSEMPLQQLASFSVPEARQLLIVPFDKGSLSAIEKAIQTSDLGVNPSNDGNNIRLNFPPLTEERRRDLVKVAKTKAEDAKISARNARRQARQDIERLEKDGEISEDDVERVEKDLDKITNDCVAEVDNLLANKEAELMEV encoded by the coding sequence ATAGAAGACGTAACAAAAGATATAAACCAAAAAGTTGCTAAAGCGATATCACATTTACGAGATGATTTCAATTCAATACGTTCAGGAAGAGCCAATCCAGCTATGGTCGACAAACTTTTGGTCGAATATTATGGAAGTGAAATGCCCTTACAACAATTAGCAAGTTTTTCTGTACCAGAAGCTAGACAACTATTAATAGTACCTTTTGACAAAGGATCTTTGAGTGCTATTGAAAAAGCTATTCAAACATCTGACCTGGGAGTTAATCCAAGTAATGATGGGAATAACATAAGGTTAAACTTCCCACCTCTGACCGAAGAGAGAAGAAGAGACTTAGTCAAGGTAGCCAAAACAAAAGCGGAAGATGCAAAAATATCAGCTAGAAACGCCCGTAGACAAGCACGTCAAGACATAGAAAGACTTGAGAAAGATGGCGAAATATCAGAAGATGATGTTGAAAGAGTAGAAAAAGATTTAGATAAAATAACCAATGATTGTGTAGCTGAAGTGGACAACTTACTTGCTAATAAAGAAGCAGAATTGATGGAAGTATAG